A region from the Pseudomonas promysalinigenes genome encodes:
- a CDS encoding ABC transporter ATP-binding protein, with product MLYRRFEQLIDIFRDAPSESPPGQVWPFYLYYLRQVWPSFLALLVVGLFASLIEVAMFSYLSRIIDLAQGTPNANFFSEHSGELIWMLVVILVLRPVFFGLHDLLVHQTINPGMTSLIRWQNHTYVLKQSLNFFQSDFAGRIAQRIMQTGNSLRDSAVQAVDALWHVLIYAITSLVLFAEADWRLMLPLLVWIFGYIAALYYFVPRVKERSVISSDARSKLMGRIVDGYTNIATLKLFAHTDYEQQYAREAIREQTEKTQLASRVVTRMDVVITSLNGLLVVSTTGLALWLWSQSLITVGAIALATGLVIRIVNMSGWIMWVVNGIFENIGMVQDGLQTIAQPVTVTDKPNAPPLKVTRGAVRFDDVDFHYGKAANVIDGLNLDIRPGEKIGLIGPSGAGKSTLVNLLLRLYDVQGGRILIDGQDIAQVSQASLRAQIGMITQDTSLLHRSIRDNLLYGRPGASEAALQEAVRRARADEFIPQLSDAQGRTGFDAHVGERGVKLSGGQRQRIAIARVLLKNAPLLIMDEATSALDSEVEAAIQESLETLMQGKTVIAIAHRLSTIARMDRLVVLDKGRIVEIGSHSELLQQRGLYARLWHHQTGGFVGVD from the coding sequence ATGCTGTACCGCCGCTTCGAGCAACTGATCGATATTTTCCGCGACGCGCCCAGCGAGTCGCCACCTGGCCAGGTCTGGCCGTTCTACCTGTACTACCTGCGCCAAGTGTGGCCGAGCTTTCTCGCGCTGCTGGTGGTAGGCCTTTTCGCCTCGCTGATCGAGGTGGCGATGTTCAGCTACCTGAGCCGCATCATCGACCTGGCCCAGGGCACACCCAATGCAAACTTCTTCAGCGAGCACAGCGGCGAGCTGATCTGGATGCTGGTGGTGATCCTTGTGTTGCGACCGGTGTTTTTCGGGCTGCATGACCTTCTGGTACACCAGACCATCAACCCCGGCATGACCAGCCTGATTCGCTGGCAAAACCATACCTATGTGCTCAAACAGAGCCTTAACTTCTTCCAGAGCGACTTCGCCGGGCGCATCGCCCAGCGCATCATGCAGACCGGTAACTCGCTGCGCGATTCTGCCGTGCAGGCGGTGGATGCACTTTGGCATGTGCTGATCTACGCGATCACCTCGCTGGTGCTGTTCGCAGAGGCCGACTGGCGTTTGATGCTACCGCTGCTGGTGTGGATCTTCGGCTACATCGCCGCGCTTTATTACTTCGTGCCACGGGTCAAGGAGCGCTCGGTGATTTCCTCCGATGCCCGTTCCAAGCTGATGGGGCGCATCGTCGATGGCTATACCAACATCGCTACCCTCAAGCTGTTTGCCCACACTGATTACGAACAGCAGTACGCCCGCGAAGCGATCCGAGAACAGACCGAAAAAACTCAACTGGCGTCGCGCGTGGTGACCCGCATGGACGTGGTCATCACCAGCCTCAACGGCCTGCTGGTGGTGAGCACAACGGGCCTGGCGCTGTGGCTGTGGAGCCAGTCGCTGATCACCGTCGGTGCCATCGCCCTGGCGACGGGGCTGGTGATTCGCATCGTCAACATGTCGGGCTGGATCATGTGGGTGGTCAACGGCATCTTCGAGAACATCGGTATGGTCCAGGACGGTCTGCAGACCATCGCCCAGCCTGTCACCGTCACCGACAAGCCCAATGCACCGCCCCTGAAAGTCACGCGTGGCGCCGTGCGTTTCGACGATGTGGACTTTCATTACGGCAAGGCCGCCAATGTGATCGACGGGCTCAACCTGGACATCCGACCGGGGGAGAAAATTGGCCTGATCGGCCCGTCCGGGGCCGGCAAATCGACTTTGGTCAACCTGCTGCTTCGGCTGTATGACGTGCAGGGTGGTCGCATCCTGATCGACGGCCAGGACATTGCCCAGGTCAGCCAGGCCAGCCTGCGCGCACAGATCGGCATGATTACCCAGGACACTTCGCTGCTGCACCGCTCGATCCGCGACAACCTGCTGTATGGCCGGCCCGGCGCCAGTGAAGCTGCGCTGCAGGAGGCCGTGCGCCGGGCGCGTGCCGACGAATTCATCCCACAGCTGTCGGACGCCCAAGGCCGTACAGGGTTCGATGCCCATGTCGGCGAGCGGGGCGTGAAACTTTCAGGCGGTCAACGCCAACGCATCGCGATTGCCCGGGTACTGTTGAAAAATGCACCGCTTCTGATCATGGACGAAGCGACCTCGGCGCTGGACTCGGAGGTCGAAGCGGCCATCCAGGAAAGCCTGGAAACCCTGATGCAAGGTAAGACGGTGATCGCCATCGCTCACCGGCTTTCGACCATCGCTCGCATGGACCGCCTGGTGGTGCTGGACAAAGGGCGGATCGTCGAGATTGGCAGCCACAGCGAGCTGCTGCAACAGCGGGGGTTGTATGCCCGCTTGTGGCATCACCAGACCGGTGGCTTTGTCGGGGTCGACTGA
- a CDS encoding GNAT family N-acetyltransferase produces the protein MTSLYSLAHLRDLPAATWDALVPPGHPFLRHGFLSALEDSASVAPSTGWAAEHLVLERDGQVRALLPAYRKWHSYGEYVFDHGWADACERAGIAYYPKLLGAVPFSPVSGPRLLAPDPADALLVLQALPQYLDKAGLSGAHINFTEPQLDAQMAGQPGWMERLGCQFHWRNQGYRDFQDFLDNLSSRKRKQMRKEREQVAGQGIDFRWYRGDELAEAQWDFVFLCYANTYAVRGRAPYLTRAFFSLLAERMPEALRVVIARQGGRDVAMALSLVGGDSLFGRYWGCLDEFDRLHFETCLYQGIDFAIAEGLQRFDAGAQGEHKLIRGFEPVLTRSWHYLLHPGLKRAVEDFLRQERAGVRGYAEEAKQMLPYRKG, from the coding sequence GTGACCAGTCTCTACAGCCTTGCCCATCTGCGTGACCTGCCAGCGGCGACCTGGGATGCCTTGGTTCCGCCGGGCCATCCATTTTTGCGTCATGGCTTTCTCAGTGCCCTGGAAGACAGCGCCAGTGTGGCGCCCAGCACTGGCTGGGCAGCCGAACACCTGGTGCTCGAGCGCGATGGGCAGGTGCGGGCGTTGCTACCGGCCTATCGCAAGTGGCACTCCTACGGCGAGTACGTGTTCGATCACGGCTGGGCCGACGCTTGCGAGCGCGCCGGCATCGCCTATTACCCCAAGCTGCTGGGGGCGGTACCGTTCAGCCCGGTCAGCGGCCCGCGCTTACTGGCGCCCGACCCTGCCGATGCACTACTGGTATTGCAGGCATTACCGCAGTACCTGGACAAGGCCGGGTTGTCGGGTGCGCACATCAATTTCACTGAGCCGCAGCTCGATGCACAGATGGCGGGCCAGCCGGGCTGGATGGAGCGCCTGGGCTGCCAGTTCCATTGGCGTAATCAGGGTTATCGCGACTTTCAGGATTTTCTCGACAACTTAAGCTCTCGCAAGCGCAAGCAGATGCGCAAAGAGCGTGAGCAGGTGGCGGGGCAGGGTATCGATTTTCGCTGGTACCGCGGCGATGAGCTGGCCGAGGCGCAATGGGATTTTGTCTTTCTCTGCTATGCCAATACGTACGCAGTGCGCGGGCGCGCACCGTACCTGACCCGGGCGTTTTTCAGCCTGTTGGCCGAACGCATGCCCGAAGCGTTGAGGGTGGTGATTGCGCGCCAAGGCGGACGCGATGTGGCGATGGCCTTGAGTCTGGTCGGCGGCGACAGCCTGTTCGGCCGTTATTGGGGTTGCCTGGATGAATTCGACCGCCTGCATTTTGAAACCTGCCTCTACCAGGGCATAGACTTCGCCATTGCCGAAGGCTTGCAACGTTTCGATGCCGGGGCGCAGGGTGAGCACAAGCTGATCCGTGGCTTCGAGCCGGTTTTGACGCGGTCTTGGCATTACCTGCTACATCCGGGGTTGAAGCGGGCGGTAGAGGATTTTCTGCGGCAGGAGCGAGCAGGGGTGAGGGGGTATGCCGAAGAAGCCAAGCAGATGTTGCCCTACCGCAAGGGTTGA
- a CDS encoding putative porin gives MRLVSTLTGVSLTGMMLAMSTSASAAVDAKLLEMLRANGSINQAQYNELQGDLAKETKEKADQKAQSDRMSAFEQKVAWAAKTQIKGDVRLRYEDVNVDNPISRSGNQDRERVRARVGFYSEINPQVDAGVRVATGSSADARSTNQSLDNYFEKKSLWVDLAYLDWHPTAVPNLHVIGGKMNQPWVSMGDIIWDSDINPEGVALTYKTNAGPAEVFGSIGHYNLKDNVDGDGVQFKHDAQLYAAQLGTKFNAADTVKVTVGASLYGYDNDKASAALRSLGNTTDEFNLVEGFGQIDFTGFAIPLSAYGQYVKNTESTDGMDTAWLAGLKSKIGAWSLDYNYRDVQRNGVVSLFTDSDFGNGFTGSRGHKFKVGYEIDKNFSLGAAYLMAKTDYSNLPNSNADVDTLQVDLEAKF, from the coding sequence ATGCGTCTTGTTTCCACACTTACCGGAGTGAGCCTCACCGGCATGATGCTGGCTATGAGTACTTCGGCCAGTGCAGCTGTCGACGCCAAGCTGCTCGAAATGCTCCGCGCCAATGGCTCGATCAACCAGGCGCAGTACAACGAGCTGCAAGGCGACCTGGCAAAGGAGACCAAGGAAAAGGCCGACCAGAAAGCCCAATCCGACCGTATGAGCGCTTTCGAACAAAAAGTGGCCTGGGCCGCCAAGACCCAGATCAAGGGTGATGTGCGCCTGCGTTACGAGGACGTCAACGTCGACAACCCTATTTCGCGCAGTGGCAACCAGGACCGAGAGCGTGTTCGTGCCCGCGTTGGCTTCTACAGTGAGATCAACCCGCAAGTCGACGCTGGCGTGCGTGTGGCCACCGGCAGCAGCGCCGATGCCCGATCGACCAACCAAAGCCTGGATAACTACTTCGAGAAGAAGTCGCTGTGGGTCGATTTGGCCTACCTCGACTGGCACCCGACCGCTGTGCCGAACCTGCACGTGATCGGCGGCAAGATGAACCAGCCCTGGGTGAGCATGGGCGACATTATCTGGGACAGCGACATCAACCCTGAAGGCGTTGCGCTCACCTACAAAACCAATGCCGGCCCTGCTGAAGTGTTCGGCAGCATCGGCCACTACAACCTCAAGGACAATGTCGACGGCGACGGCGTGCAGTTCAAGCACGATGCCCAGCTTTACGCTGCCCAACTTGGCACCAAATTCAACGCCGCCGATACCGTCAAGGTCACCGTCGGCGCCAGCCTCTACGGCTACGACAATGACAAGGCCTCGGCTGCGCTGCGCTCGCTGGGCAACACCACCGACGAATTCAACCTGGTCGAGGGCTTCGGCCAAATCGATTTCACCGGCTTCGCCATTCCGCTGTCGGCTTATGGCCAGTACGTCAAGAACACCGAAAGCACCGACGGCATGGATACCGCCTGGCTGGCCGGTTTGAAATCGAAAATTGGCGCCTGGAGCCTGGACTACAACTACCGCGACGTGCAGCGCAACGGCGTGGTCAGCCTGTTCACCGACTCTGACTTCGGCAACGGCTTCACCGGTTCACGCGGTCACAAGTTCAAAGTCGGTTACGAAATCGACAAGAACTTCAGCCTGGGCGCAGCCTACCTGATGGCCAAGACCGACTACTCCAACCTGCCCAACAGCAATGCTGACGTAGACACCCTGCAGGTAGATCTGGAAGCCAAGTTCTAA
- a CDS encoding beta-ketoacyl-ACP synthase III codes for MHNVVISGTGLYTPAQSISNEELVASFNAWSAQYNQANAAAIERGEVEAAPVSDAAFIEKASGIKSRFVMDKAGILDPQRMKPRLPERANDEQSILCEMAVAAAGQALERAGRTAADVDGVIVACSNLQRPYPAIAIEVQQALGIEGFAFDMNVACSSATFGIQTAANSVQLGQARALLVVSPEICTGHLNFRDRDSHFIFGDAATAVLVERADKATSAHQFDILGTKLQTAFSNNIRNNFGFLNRAAEEGVGAPDKLFVQEGRKVFREVCPMVAELIGKHLSENDLQPSDVKRFWLHQANLSMNHLIVKKLLGREVSEDEAPVILDRYANTSSAGSVIAFHLYQDDLAEGSLGVLSSFGAGYSIGSVILRKR; via the coding sequence GTGCATAACGTCGTCATCAGCGGCACCGGCCTGTATACCCCGGCCCAGAGCATTTCCAACGAAGAACTGGTGGCCTCTTTCAATGCCTGGTCAGCGCAATACAACCAGGCCAACGCCGCCGCCATCGAGCGTGGCGAGGTGGAAGCAGCGCCGGTTTCCGACGCTGCCTTCATCGAGAAGGCCTCGGGCATCAAAAGCCGTTTCGTGATGGACAAGGCCGGTATCCTCGACCCGCAGCGCATGAAACCGCGCCTGCCTGAGCGCGCCAACGACGAGCAGTCGATCCTTTGTGAAATGGCTGTGGCCGCTGCGGGCCAGGCCCTGGAGCGCGCTGGCCGTACTGCGGCGGATGTCGATGGGGTAATCGTCGCCTGCTCCAACCTGCAGCGCCCTTACCCGGCCATCGCCATCGAAGTGCAGCAAGCGCTGGGCATCGAGGGTTTTGCCTTCGACATGAACGTGGCCTGCTCGTCGGCCACGTTCGGTATCCAGACCGCTGCCAACAGTGTGCAGTTGGGCCAGGCACGGGCGCTGCTGGTGGTCAGCCCGGAGATCTGCACCGGGCACCTGAACTTCCGCGACCGCGACAGCCACTTCATCTTCGGTGATGCCGCCACGGCGGTGCTGGTCGAGCGCGCCGACAAGGCCACATCCGCGCATCAATTCGACATTCTGGGCACCAAGCTGCAGACCGCCTTCTCGAACAACATCCGCAACAATTTCGGCTTCCTCAACCGTGCGGCTGAAGAGGGGGTGGGTGCGCCGGACAAATTGTTCGTGCAGGAGGGGCGTAAGGTATTCCGGGAAGTCTGCCCGATGGTCGCTGAGCTGATCGGCAAGCACCTGAGTGAAAACGACCTGCAGCCTTCCGATGTCAAGCGCTTCTGGCTGCACCAGGCCAACCTGAGCATGAACCACCTGATCGTCAAGAAACTGCTGGGGCGCGAGGTGAGCGAAGACGAGGCACCGGTCATTCTCGATCGATATGCCAACACCAGCTCGGCAGGTTCGGTGATCGCCTTCCATCTGTACCAGGATGACTTGGCCGAAGGGTCGTTGGGGGTACTGAGTTCGTTCGGCGCGGGTTATTCGATCGGTAGCGTGATTCTGCGCAAGCGCTGA
- the hrpA gene encoding ATP-dependent RNA helicase HrpA, with protein sequence MTDQAIDKLLQNLDHAMIAERHRLRRQLHELRKRPDEVKLAQWVEKVQASCAQVTARQQSVPTIRYDDSLPIAAKRDEIKKALSEHQVLVIAGETGSGKTTQLPKICLELGRGSHGLIAHTQPRRIAARSVAARVAEELGTPLGGLVGYQVRFEDQSDANTLVKLMTDGILLAETQHDRFLERYDTIIVDEAHERSLNIDFLLGYLKTLLHRRPELKLIITSATIDLERFSKHFDNAPIIEVSGRTFPVDTWYRPLTSEQDEEGNQVEDDLTVDQAILASLDEIAQHERSVGKGPGDVLVFLPGEREIRDAAEILRKAQLRHTEILPLYARLSPAEQQRIFQSHSGRRVVLATNVAETSLTVPGIRYVIDSGTARISRYSYRAKVQRLPIEAVSQASANQRKGRCGRVEPGICIRLYSEDDFNGRPAFTDPEILRTNLAAVILQMLHLRLGAIDAFPFIEPPDGKAISDGFNLLQELSAVNRENQLTPIGRQLARLPIDPRLGRMLLEGARQGSLQEVLIVTSALSVQDPRERPPERQQAADQAHAQWKDADTDFAALVNLWRGFEEQRQALTSSPLRNWCRKHFLNYLRLREWRDAHRQLSLICRELQLPVNKEPSDYQKVHKAILSGLLSQIGHKTEEGDYQGARQRRFWVHPSSGIGRKRPQWVMAAELVETTKLYARMVAKIEPDWIEPLATHLIKKNHFEPHWEKKRGQVVAYEQITLYGLILVGRRPVHFGPIDPVASREIFIREALVGGEIQSRAKCLAANKRLLEELDELEAKARRRDILADEETLYAFYEARLPAEIHQTATFDAWYRMNSQKDPNLLIMREEDVLAREASEVTAAQYPDSMQVGELRLPLSYHFEPGHSRDGVTVRVPAPLLPSLPGERLEWLVPGLLEAKCVALVRNLPKALRKNFVPVPDFVKASLARMSFGQGALPQALGQELLRMTGARVPDEAWAESVNLVEGHLRMNIEVVDGQGKFLGEGRDLAELTARFAAASQAALAVPRTEKSEQPVQAKAFSEVKQTAQQKIAGLSMTVYPALVEENGSVREGRFSTQAEAEFQHRRALQRLLLQQLAEPAKFLRGKLPGLTELGLLYRELGRVEALVEDILLASLDSCILDGEATLPRDGAALAGLAERKRGSWAEHAERLARQTLEVLKLWHGLQKRFKGKIDLSQAVALNDIKQQLANLVYPGFVRETPAAWFKELPRYLKAVELRLEKLGSQVQKDRVWSGELANLWAQYQARADKHAQEGKRDEQLALYRWLLEEYRVSLFAQQLGTKVPISDKRLSKQWSQVEG encoded by the coding sequence ATGACTGACCAAGCCATCGATAAACTGCTGCAAAACCTCGACCACGCCATGATCGCCGAGCGCCATCGCCTGCGCCGGCAATTGCATGAACTGCGCAAACGCCCCGACGAGGTCAAGCTGGCGCAATGGGTGGAAAAGGTTCAGGCCTCCTGCGCTCAAGTCACCGCCCGCCAGCAAAGTGTGCCGACCATTCGCTACGACGACAGCCTGCCGATTGCCGCCAAGCGTGACGAGATCAAGAAGGCACTTTCGGAACATCAGGTCCTGGTGATCGCTGGCGAAACGGGTTCGGGCAAGACCACGCAGTTGCCCAAGATTTGCCTGGAACTGGGCCGCGGCAGCCATGGCCTGATCGCCCACACCCAACCCAGGCGCATCGCCGCGCGCAGTGTCGCTGCCCGGGTTGCCGAGGAGCTTGGTACGCCGCTGGGCGGGCTGGTCGGTTATCAGGTGCGATTCGAAGACCAGAGCGATGCCAACACCCTGGTCAAGCTGATGACCGACGGTATTCTGCTGGCCGAAACCCAGCACGACCGTTTTCTCGAGCGCTACGACACGATCATCGTCGACGAGGCCCACGAGCGCAGCCTGAACATCGATTTCCTGCTTGGCTACCTCAAGACCCTGCTGCACCGGCGCCCGGAGCTGAAGTTGATCATCACCTCGGCGACCATCGACCTGGAGCGCTTCTCCAAGCACTTCGACAATGCTCCGATCATCGAGGTGTCTGGGCGTACGTTCCCGGTGGACACCTGGTATCGGCCGTTGACCAGCGAGCAGGACGAGGAGGGCAACCAGGTCGAAGACGACCTCACAGTGGATCAGGCCATTCTTGCTTCGCTCGACGAGATCGCCCAGCACGAGCGCAGCGTCGGCAAGGGGCCTGGCGATGTGTTGGTATTCCTGCCGGGCGAGCGGGAAATCCGCGACGCGGCAGAAATTCTGCGTAAGGCGCAACTACGCCACACCGAGATTCTGCCGCTGTACGCGCGCCTGTCGCCAGCTGAACAGCAGCGGATCTTCCAGTCGCACAGCGGGCGCAGGGTGGTGCTGGCCACCAACGTGGCGGAAACTTCCTTGACCGTCCCCGGTATCCGTTACGTGATCGACAGCGGCACCGCCCGCATCAGCCGCTACAGTTACCGCGCCAAGGTCCAGCGCCTGCCCATCGAGGCGGTCTCGCAGGCCAGTGCCAACCAGCGCAAAGGCCGGTGCGGCCGAGTCGAGCCGGGGATCTGCATTCGCTTGTACAGCGAAGACGACTTCAACGGCCGGCCGGCCTTCACCGACCCCGAGATCCTGCGTACCAACCTGGCGGCGGTGATTTTGCAGATGCTGCACCTGCGCCTGGGCGCCATCGATGCCTTCCCATTCATCGAGCCGCCGGATGGCAAGGCGATCAGTGACGGTTTCAACCTGCTGCAGGAACTGTCGGCGGTCAATCGCGAGAACCAGCTGACGCCCATCGGCCGCCAGTTGGCGCGCCTGCCGATCGACCCACGGCTGGGCCGCATGCTGCTTGAAGGTGCGCGCCAGGGCAGCCTGCAGGAAGTGCTGATCGTGACCAGCGCACTGTCGGTGCAGGACCCTCGTGAGCGCCCGCCGGAGCGCCAGCAGGCGGCCGACCAGGCACATGCCCAGTGGAAGGACGCTGATACCGACTTCGCCGCGTTGGTCAACCTATGGCGCGGGTTCGAAGAGCAACGCCAGGCGCTGACCTCCAGCCCGCTGCGCAACTGGTGCCGCAAGCATTTCCTCAACTACCTGCGCCTGCGCGAGTGGCGCGATGCCCATCGGCAATTGTCGCTGATTTGCCGCGAGCTGCAGTTGCCGGTCAACAAGGAGCCTTCTGATTACCAGAAGGTACACAAGGCAATTCTTAGCGGGCTGCTCAGCCAGATCGGCCACAAGACCGAAGAGGGTGATTACCAGGGAGCTCGCCAGCGGCGCTTCTGGGTGCACCCCTCTTCTGGCATTGGCCGCAAGCGCCCGCAGTGGGTAATGGCCGCCGAGCTGGTGGAAACCACCAAGCTCTATGCGCGCATGGTGGCCAAGATCGAGCCTGACTGGATCGAGCCGTTGGCAACTCACTTGATCAAGAAGAACCACTTCGAGCCCCACTGGGAGAAAAAGCGCGGGCAGGTTGTGGCTTATGAGCAAATCACCCTGTATGGCCTGATCCTGGTGGGCCGCCGTCCGGTGCATTTTGGCCCGATCGACCCGGTCGCATCGCGTGAGATATTCATCCGCGAAGCCCTGGTTGGTGGTGAGATCCAATCGCGGGCCAAGTGCCTGGCTGCCAACAAGCGCTTGCTCGAAGAGCTCGACGAGCTGGAAGCCAAAGCCCGCCGGCGTGACATTCTGGCCGACGAAGAAACCCTGTACGCCTTCTACGAAGCCCGTCTGCCGGCTGAAATCCACCAGACCGCGACCTTCGATGCCTGGTACCGCATGAACAGCCAGAAGGACCCGAACCTGCTGATCATGCGCGAGGAAGACGTGCTGGCCCGCGAGGCCAGTGAAGTGACCGCCGCGCAGTACCCCGACAGCATGCAGGTCGGTGAGCTGCGCCTGCCACTGAGCTATCACTTCGAGCCGGGTCACTCGCGTGATGGTGTGACCGTGCGGGTGCCGGCGCCACTGCTGCCAAGCCTGCCGGGCGAGCGCCTGGAATGGCTGGTGCCAGGGTTGCTGGAAGCCAAGTGCGTAGCGCTGGTGCGCAACCTGCCCAAGGCCCTGCGCAAGAACTTCGTGCCGGTGCCGGACTTCGTCAAAGCTTCGCTGGCGCGCATGAGCTTCGGCCAGGGGGCACTGCCACAAGCCTTGGGCCAGGAGCTGCTGCGCATGACCGGCGCACGTGTGCCCGATGAGGCCTGGGCCGAGTCGGTCAACCTGGTCGAAGGCCACCTGCGCATGAACATCGAGGTGGTCGATGGCCAGGGCAAATTCCTCGGCGAAGGCCGCGACCTTGCCGAGCTGACTGCGCGCTTTGCCGCAGCCAGCCAAGCTGCCTTGGCCGTGCCGCGCACCGAGAAGAGCGAGCAACCGGTGCAGGCCAAAGCCTTCAGTGAGGTCAAGCAGACCGCGCAGCAGAAGATCGCTGGCCTGTCGATGACGGTTTACCCAGCGTTGGTGGAAGAGAATGGCAGCGTACGTGAGGGGCGCTTCTCGACTCAGGCCGAAGCCGAGTTCCAGCACCGTCGTGCCCTGCAGCGCCTGTTGCTGCAACAGTTGGCCGAGCCTGCCAAGTTCCTGCGTGGCAAGCTGCCGGGGCTGACCGAGCTGGGGCTGCTGTACCGTGAGCTGGGCCGGGTCGAGGCGCTGGTCGAGGATATTCTGCTGGCGAGCCTGGACAGCTGCATCCTAGACGGTGAAGCGACGTTGCCGCGTGACGGCGCCGCCCTCGCCGGGCTGGCCGAGCGCAAGCGTGGCAGCTGGGCCGAGCACGCCGAGCGCCTGGCCCGGCAGACGCTGGAAGTGCTCAAACTGTGGCACGGCCTGCAGAAGCGCTTCAAGGGCAAGATCGACCTGAGCCAGGCGGTGGCGCTGAACGACATCAAACAACAGCTGGCCAATCTGGTCTACCCAGGCTTCGTGCGGGAAACCCCGGCTGCCTGGTTCAAGGAACTGCCGCGCTACCTCAAAGCTGTGGAGTTGCGCCTCGAGAAACTTGGCAGCCAAGTGCAGAAGGACCGGGTCTGGAGTGGTGAGTTGGCCAACCTGTGGGCGCAGTACCAGGCGCGGGCCGACAAGCATGCTCAGGAAGGCAAGCGCGATGAACAGTTGGCGTTGTACCGTTGGTTGCTCGAGGAGTACCGGGTATCGCTGTTTGCCCAGCAGTTGGGTACCAAGGTGCCGATTTCCGACAAAAGATTGAGCAAACAGTGGAGCCAGGTGGAAGGCTAA
- a CDS encoding glutamine synthetase family protein: MHFAPVEHASRFLAENPDIELFELFILDANGVPRGKLLHRDELLAVYQSGRPLPSTILGLTLNGDDVENSGLVWDVGDIDCRAYPLVGSLVRLPWRRVPTAAVQVSMHPSEGLPASVADPRHVLLRTIDALKADGYHPVMACELEFYLLDQKRDAQGYPQPALDNDGGRPRNTQVYGLRELEQIEPFLADLYAACKAQGIPARTAISEYAPGQVEITLEHGDALQAMDQAVRYKRLVKGVAHAHGMQACFMAKPFAHLAGTGMHMHLSLADAAGNNLFASQDKAGTPLLRQAVAGMLRHLRDSLLLFCPNANSFRRFQANSYAPLAPTWGVDNRTVSLRVPGGPASSRHIEHRICGADANPYLAAAAILAASHRGIRERLDPGAPVEGNGYAQATEHLPTDWLTALDALERSHWAREALGERFLDVYLKVKRAEYRQFMAEVSEQDWRWYLHQA, translated from the coding sequence ATGCACTTTGCACCTGTAGAGCACGCCAGCCGTTTCCTGGCAGAAAACCCCGATATCGAACTGTTCGAGCTGTTCATCCTCGACGCCAACGGCGTGCCCCGCGGCAAGCTGTTGCACCGTGACGAATTGCTCGCCGTGTACCAGAGCGGTAGGCCGCTGCCAAGCACCATCCTGGGGCTGACCCTAAATGGCGACGACGTGGAAAATTCCGGGCTGGTCTGGGATGTGGGCGATATCGACTGCCGCGCCTACCCGCTGGTTGGCAGCTTGGTACGCTTGCCCTGGCGTCGGGTGCCGACCGCCGCGGTACAGGTCAGCATGCACCCCAGCGAAGGGCTGCCAGCCAGCGTTGCCGACCCTCGCCATGTGCTGCTACGCACCATCGATGCGCTAAAGGCCGACGGTTATCACCCAGTGATGGCCTGCGAGCTGGAGTTCTACCTGCTCGACCAGAAGCGTGATGCCCAGGGCTACCCGCAGCCGGCGCTGGACAACGACGGCGGCCGCCCGCGCAATACTCAGGTTTACGGCCTGCGCGAGCTGGAACAGATCGAGCCGTTTCTTGCCGACCTCTATGCCGCATGCAAGGCCCAAGGTATCCCTGCGCGCACGGCAATTTCCGAATATGCACCCGGCCAGGTGGAGATCACCCTGGAGCATGGCGATGCGCTGCAAGCGATGGACCAGGCCGTGCGCTACAAGCGCCTGGTCAAGGGCGTGGCCCATGCCCACGGCATGCAGGCCTGCTTCATGGCCAAGCCGTTCGCCCACCTGGCAGGCACTGGCATGCACATGCACCTGAGCCTGGCTGACGCTGCTGGCAACAACTTGTTCGCCAGCCAAGACAAAGCTGGCACTCCCCTACTGCGCCAAGCGGTGGCCGGGATGCTCCGCCACCTGCGTGACTCGCTGCTGCTGTTCTGCCCCAACGCCAACTCGTTTCGCCGTTTCCAGGCCAATAGCTACGCACCTTTGGCACCTACCTGGGGTGTCGATAACCGCACCGTGAGCCTGCGCGTGCCCGGTGGCCCGGCCAGCAGCCGGCACATCGAACACCGGATCTGTGGCGCCGATGCCAACCCATACCTGGCCGCGGCCGCCATTCTGGCGGCCAGCCATCGCGGCATCCGCGAGCGTCTGGACCCAGGTGCACCGGTCGAGGGTAACGGTTATGCCCAGGCAACCGAGCACCTGCCTACCGACTGGCTGACCGCGCTGGACGCCCTGGAGCGCTCGCACTGGGCACGCGAAGCGCTGGGCGAGCGCTTTCTCGACGTCTACCTGAAGGTCAAGCGCGCCGAGTACCGACAGTTCATGGCCGAAGTCAGCGAACAGGACTGGCGCTGGTACCTGCACCAGGCCTGA